The genomic region CCGAGGCGGCCTTCACGAGGCTGCGGGACACCGCCCCCGACGCCTTCCCGGGGATCGCCGCGGTCGACGACGTGCCCGGTGTCGTGGACGACGCGGAGATCACGGCGGAGATCGACGGCTCGGCGTACACCGCGGCGAAGACCGCGGCCATGCGGGCGCACGCCACCCAGATCACCGTGGACGGACCGTTCTTCGCTCTTTCGAACGACCTGGGGCAGCCCCTCTTCACCACCGAGTACTACGAGTTGGTGCGGGGCGTCCCGGGCGGGGACGACGGTTCCCGCGAACACGACCTCTTCGCGGGCGTGCCGGACGCGGCCCCCGCACCGGGAGCACAGGCATGAGCAGCAGGCAGAGGCCACGCGCCTCGTCGGAGGCGCCGCGCACCAACGCCCCGCCGAGGAGCCCCGGGCCCACCGGCCTCGCGGCGCCCCCGAACCCCGCGCGGATCCCCGTGTACGTGGCTCTCGCGGTGCTCGGCGCGGTCGTCGGGCTCGCGGGCACCCTCGTCCAGGCGGCCCTGTTCCCGGGCGGGTTGCTGCTCGCCCTCGCGGCGTCGGCGGGTCTGTTCCACGCCGGCCGGGTGCTGACGGGGACACAGCTCGGAGCACTGGCGCCGGCGGTCGGATGGTTCATCGCCGTCGTGCTCCTTCTCGGCGGGCGGCCCGAGGGCGACTACGTCTTCGGCCAGGAGCTCGGTCTGGCGCTCTTCATGCTCGGAGGGATGGCCGTGGCTGTGATGTGTGCCACGATGTCGCGGCTGCCGTATCCGGCCAACGGCACCGGCCGAACCGGCAGGTGATGTGGTATGTCCGCTCCCGGATTGCGCCTCCGTGCGGTGATGGGTGCATCCTTGTTCCCCCCGGGCGCGGAGAGTCTTACGGTGGCGGCCAGTATGGTGGTGCGCGCGCCGAGCCGTCCCCTGGCCTGCGGCATGGGGGAAGTACGGGCGGCGGAGCCAATCGGGAGAACCTGCTTTGAGTCGTGAAACTGACAGTTCGTCCTCCGGGCCCCAGGGGCGTGGAGGAGCCGCGTACCCGTCGGGTACGCCGCCGTACGGATCACGCCAGTATCCGTCGCTGCACCCGTCCCAGGACGGGCCGGAGGAGACTCCGGAGCCTGCGGATCCGCCTCAGCCCGAGGAGCCCAGAACAGAGACGACGCTGACGACGCGTATCCGGATCAACATCCCGGGCTCGCGTCCGATCCCGCCTGTCGTCATGCGTACGCCGATGAGCGACGCGTCCGCCGACCGTCCGGACGCCGAGCGCACCGGCTCCACCCCGAGGCCCGGCGCACCCGCGCCGTCGTCCGGTGGAGCGCCCGTGCCCGGCCCGGACGCGCGTGACGGCGGCCCGGCGGCCGACGTCCCGGCAGAGAAGCCCGCCAGGGAGAAGAGCGGCAGCGACTGGTTCGCCCCGCGCAAGGCCCCGGCCCCCGTCCCGGGCGCGGGCGCCGCACCCATGGCCTCGGCTCCGGGCGCGCCCGGGCAGGGCCCCGGTCAGGGACCGGGCCCGCGTCCCGGCTCAGGCCCCGGCGGTCCGTCCGGCGCGGGCAGCGGTCCGACACCGCCCCGCACCGAATCGCCGTACTTCTCGGACGGTCCGCAGCAGCCCGGCGACCGTCCCGGCGCGCCCCGTCCCGGCCGCAGCGCACTCGACGACCTCGACTCCGGTCCTCGGTCCGCGCCGAACCCCGGCGTGCGGCCGCCTGCCGGCCCGGGTCCCTCCGGGCCCACCACCGGCCCGGCCACCGGAAGTTCGTCGCTGACGCCGAACCTCGACCGTCTTCCCGGCGGACCGGGCCAGGCGCCCGGCGGACCGTCCGGCCCCCGGCCGGGCGGCCCCGGCGGCGTACCCCCGCGGATGTCGGACGACACCGCGATCCTGACGCCGCAGGCTCCCGCCCCGGCCCCCGGGCCCGGCGGCAACGTCTCCGGCGACACGCTCACCAGCGGTATCCCGGTCATTCCCGCGGAGCCCCGGTCGGCGTTCCCGGGCGGACCCGGCGGGATCCGGCCGCCGGAGGGCCCCATGGGCGGCCGGCCGGCGGACGAGGACGCTCCGGCTCCCGCACCCCGGCCCGCTCCGAAGGCCGCGGCGCCTGCCAAGAAGGGCCGCTCCAAGCTGGTCCTGCTGGGCGTGGCCGTCGTCGTGCTGCTCGGCGTGGCCTACGGCGCCGGCCTGCTGATGAACCACTCCGAGGTCCCCAAGGGCACCACCGTGCTCGGCGTCGACATCGGCGGAGGCACGAAGGAGGAGGCGGTCACCAAGCTGGAGGCCGCCCTCGGCAAGCGCGCTCAGGCGCCTCTGCAGCTGTCCGTGGACGGCAAGGAGGAGAAGCTCGCCCCCGACAAGGCCGGCCTCACCCTGGACAGCCAGGAGACCGTCCGCGGCGCCGCGGGCAGCGACTACAACCCGGTCTCGGTGATCGGCTCCCTGTTCGGCGGGGCACGTCCCGCCGACCCGGTGATCCCGGTCGACGAGGAGAAGCTCGGGGTCGCGCTGACCGACCTGGCGGGTGTCTCCGGCTCCGCCAACGACGGCACGATCAAGTTCGAGCCGAACAAGGCCGTGCCCGTCCCCGGCAAGTCGGGGAAGTCGCTGGACGTCAACCGGTCGATGATCTCCGTCCGCGACGCCTATCGCGCGCAGGTCCAGACCGGTGAGCCGGCCGTCGTCGAACTGCCGGTGGCCGCCACCGAACCCACCATCACCAAGGCCGAACTGGACCGGGCGATGAAGGAGTTCGCCGAGCCGGCGATGTCCGGCCTGGTCACCATCAAGGCAGGGCCCAAGCAGATCGACTTCGGCCCCGCGAGGTCCCTGCCGCAGATCCTGTCCATGAAGCCGGTCGACGGCAAGCTGGTCCCCGTCTACGACAGGGAAGCGATCGACACCCTGCTGGACGGCGTCTTCGACGGCATCATGATCACCAAGGGCGACGGGAAGAAGCACCAGGTCAGCTCGACCGACGTGGCCCAGGCCATGCAGGGCGCGCTGCTCGGCAAGACCCCCGCGGAGCGCACCGTCGCGATCGACCTGACCGGCGCGGGCTGACCGGACGCGGCAGCTCCGCACGACCGCCCCCGCCCGGACCTCCGGGCGGGGGCGGACGTCATGGGTCCCCGGCACGCAGAGGAGACGGAAACATGTCCACCCCGTGGAGTCTGACGATCGACTGCGCGCACCCGAAGGAGCTGGCGCGATTCTGGGCGCGGGCGCTCGGGTACGTGGAGAAGCCGCCGCCCGCCGGGTTCGGCAGCTGGGAGGAGTGGTTCGCCCACCACGACGTCCCGGAGGAGGAGTGGGACGACGGCGCCTATCTGTCCGACCCGGACGGCACGGGCCCGAGCCTGTCCTTCCTGAAGGTCCCGGAGCCGAAGACGGCGAAGAACCGCCTGCACCTCGATGTGCGGGCGGGCGGCGGCCGTGAGACCCCGTGGGAGACCCGGTGGCCGCGGGTGGCCGAGGCGGTGGAGCGGCTGACCGCCGCCGGCGGCACGGTGATCCGGGTGCACGAGTTCCAGGGGCGGCCGGACCATGTGGAGATGGCCGACCCGGAGGGCCATGAGTTCTGCGTGGTCTGAAGGGGAGGCGTGAGCGGACGGGACAGGGCCCGGCCGCGAGTGCGGCCGGGCCCTGTCTCCCCCCGGGTTATGGGAAGGACACCACCTGGGACGGGATGGTGTCCGTGCCGGATGTGGGGGATCCGGTGTCGTTGATGACGTGGTCGTACTGTCCCTGGCCGCCCAGGGAGACGACGAGCAGGTCGTGGAACTTGACTCCGGGTTTCACCGGGGCCTGGAAGCCGTGCTGCTGGCGGATGGTCGGGTCGACGTTGAAGTAGCAGTAGCTGCCCATGCCCCAGCCCTCATGGGTGGTGACCGAGTCGTCGACCTTGTAGGCGGCGTAGCCCTTGATGTCGCCGTTCTGGATGGCGGCCTGGTCGGGAGCGTCGTACGCCTTCTCGTTCTGGAAGAAGATCGTCCTGCCGTTCTCGCCGGACCACCGGACGTCGTACTTGTTGAAGTGCTCGACGAACAGCCCGGTGGCCAGCACGTCGTCGCCCTTGACGTGGACGCCGTAGTCGGCGCGGTTGGTCTCCCAGCCGACGCCCTCTCCGTGGTCCGCGCGCCAGACCCAGGTGTGGTCGATGATCGTGTCGTCGCTGTTGACGACGATGCTCGTCGTGGCCTTGCCGGGACCGGCGCCACCGATGCGTACGAACACGTCCTGGAGGCTGGTCGGATTGGCCGAGTGGTCAGCCGAAGCGCCGTCGGGGCCGACCTCGATGAGCGTCTCGGAGTTGACCGGTCCCGCGTCCACGAGGAGTCCGGCGAGCTTGACGCCGTCGACGTCGCCGACCTTGATCGCGGTCACCCCGTTGTCCGGGATGATCGTGGCGAGCCCGAGGCCCAAGGCCACGGTGTTCGCACGGTCGATCTCGATCGTCTCGTCGACGTGGTAGACGCCCGGGGTGAACAGCAGGTGCAGCCCCTGGTCCACGGCCGCGTTGATGGTCTGCGCGGTCGCGCCGGGCTTCACGACGTAGAACTGGTCGAGGGGGATGGACTCACCCTCGGGGGACCCGTCGGCCCAGGTCGTGCCCCGTGCGTCGGTGCGCTTGGCGGGGACGAAGACCTTGTAGTCGTCGCCGTCGAGGTAGAGGAAGGGCTTCTCGCGGGAGACCGGGGTGGTGTCCAGGGTCGTGTACGGCGGCTCGGGGAAGCTCTGGGCGGGGGCGCCCTCGACGCCGGAGAACGTCATGTTCCAGACGCCGTTGCCCCAGCTGCCGATGGAGCTGTCGCGGGTGTACCACTGCTGCTGGGAGTAGGGCCCGACCTGGCCGTCGATCTTGCTGTCGGCGATGTAACCGCCGCTGGCCCAGCCGTAGCCGTTCGGCGCGAGGTTGAGGCCGCCCTTGACGTGCATACGGCGGAAGGGAGCGGCCTGGGAGACGGCCCAGCGGTTGGTGCCGTTCACCGGGTTGAGGGCGAGGTTCTCGGCCGAACGCCAGAAGTTCTGGGTGGCGTTGCCGTTGAACCAGCCCGCGTCCACGGTGACATCACCGTTGAAGGTCGTGTCGTCCGGGTTCAGACCGAGTCCGGCGATCGAGGTGTAGAAGCCGATCTGGGCGTTGATGTCGTTGTACGTGCCGGGCTTGAACATCAGCGCGTAGCGGTCGCTGCCGAACTGCGCGGACTCCTGCTTCTTGAAGATCTCGTCGACCTTGCCCTGGATGTCCGGGGTCGAGGGGTCGAAGACCAGCACGTTGGGGCCGAGGTCGCCGCCGCCGGGGACCTCCTCGGCCTCGTCACCGAACGCCGACTGGGCTGTGGGGAAGGCCATGAGCAGCGATACGGCGAGCGCGGCGAAGCCGAGCGTCCTGGACCGGCGGTGCCGGCGAGGCGCGGTGGGGGGCGCGGAACTCGTGGGGGGAACTTGCATGGATGACGTCTCCTGGGTCGTGGTACGGGTGCACGACGGAACCTCGAGAGAGGCGAGAGAGCGCTCTCTCGTGCCGCCGATGTAACCGCTGTCGCCCTGGACACGTCAAGAGGTGTGCGTCAGGAGGCTCGACCGATCGCCGAACGGGCAACAAATGGCGTGGGCTGTACGGCAATTGGGGCACTTTGCGTGCAGACGGTACGGCCCGTGAGTTCACAGGGTGACCGAACGGGAAGGCCTGGGCCCCGCCCGCACGCTTCGGCCTGCCGCGACGCCCTGGACCCCTCGCCCGGGTCATGCCGGGCTCGGGGGATCCGAACGAAAG from Streptomyces sp. QL37 harbors:
- a CDS encoding coagulation factor 5/8 type domain-containing protein, whose translation is MQVPPTSSAPPTAPRRHRRSRTLGFAALAVSLLMAFPTAQSAFGDEAEEVPGGGDLGPNVLVFDPSTPDIQGKVDEIFKKQESAQFGSDRYALMFKPGTYNDINAQIGFYTSIAGLGLNPDDTTFNGDVTVDAGWFNGNATQNFWRSAENLALNPVNGTNRWAVSQAAPFRRMHVKGGLNLAPNGYGWASGGYIADSKIDGQVGPYSQQQWYTRDSSIGSWGNGVWNMTFSGVEGAPAQSFPEPPYTTLDTTPVSREKPFLYLDGDDYKVFVPAKRTDARGTTWADGSPEGESIPLDQFYVVKPGATAQTINAAVDQGLHLLFTPGVYHVDETIEIDRANTVALGLGLATIIPDNGVTAIKVGDVDGVKLAGLLVDAGPVNSETLIEVGPDGASADHSANPTSLQDVFVRIGGAGPGKATTSIVVNSDDTIIDHTWVWRADHGEGVGWETNRADYGVHVKGDDVLATGLFVEHFNKYDVRWSGENGRTIFFQNEKAYDAPDQAAIQNGDIKGYAAYKVDDSVTTHEGWGMGSYCYFNVDPTIRQQHGFQAPVKPGVKFHDLLVVSLGGQGQYDHVINDTGSPTSGTDTIPSQVVSFP
- a CDS encoding VOC family protein, translated to MSTPWSLTIDCAHPKELARFWARALGYVEKPPPAGFGSWEEWFAHHDVPEEEWDDGAYLSDPDGTGPSLSFLKVPEPKTAKNRLHLDVRAGGGRETPWETRWPRVAEAVERLTAAGGTVIRVHEFQGRPDHVEMADPEGHEFCVV
- a CDS encoding DUF6113 family protein, encoding MSSRQRPRASSEAPRTNAPPRSPGPTGLAAPPNPARIPVYVALAVLGAVVGLAGTLVQAALFPGGLLLALAASAGLFHAGRVLTGTQLGALAPAVGWFIAVVLLLGGRPEGDYVFGQELGLALFMLGGMAVAVMCATMSRLPYPANGTGRTGR